The nucleotide sequence CAGCCAGGCCCTCTACTTGCGCGATCCCGACGAAAATGGAATCGAACTTTACTGGGATCGTCCACAAGATCAGTGGCCACGCAATCCGATCGGCGAACTCGCGATGTTCACCCAACGCCTGGACCTGGACGACCTGCTGCGGGAACTCGAATGACTTCCCCTGCTGTCGAACGTCGTTGACAGCGAGAAATCCCGTCTCAGACCAGACGAGCCACGTCTCCCTCTTCGGTCGTCCGCCACACTCCGGCGGTCATCGCCTGTGAAATTCTCCAGTGAGCGAGTCGGGGCAATGGACGGTATACGGCCCAACACGACTACATGCCTGCCTGCCTACATCTCATAACTAATCAACATCGTATAGCAACTCTGAATTAGGATTTCCCGGCACAGCATCCGCACCGAAATCTAATTTAAGCTTCTCTTAATCCTGCTTGACTACCTATTACATTTACTGCGGAGGAGGATTTCGCACGACAGAACCGAGTTATGCAGTCCCGAGAACCATGCAGGGCATCGCGAATTCATCAACATCCTCCAGACTCAATTCCCTTAGCGAGACACGTTAAGACGAGCCGGATGCCCCTCACTCAGACTGAGTTCCGCAAGTCTCCGATCGCCCTGCAGGGACTCGCTGAGACTACTCAGCAGACCAGCCGCGAAAACAGGGGAAGTGCCCAATATCCAGCCATTCCGCAATGCTCTCCCGACCACACATGTGAGAGTTTCACGCAGGAAACCTTCGGCGTGCGCGCAACTCCCGGAGGGGAACAGATACACGCACGGGAAATCAGATAGATCGTCCCGAGACATACGAACCGTCATAAGTTGAACGATGCCGGTGCGCGCTTCGGCAATGCTAGGTACTCCGGCTGTCACACGCTTCAGCAGCACCTACTAATCTACCCTCTGGCGACAGTCTCATTTATGAGAATCGCAAAAGCGGCGCGACCCTCACAATCAGAAACTGCTATTCCCCGGACGACTGTAAGTGGATATAAGATTTCCACGTCACGGAAAATTTCTTTCACTCTCCTCATATAACGATGAGTGATATCCGTGCCGGTCTTGTCTGAACGCTTGCGCACAGACTGCATTGATGCAGGGGGCTGCAACCCCGGAGAAGCGCAACAAGATCGAACAACCACTGTCTCGCGTCGCCGCAGACACGAGAGTCGCAGACGTTCTGAGCGACGCATTTTCTGAACGGGAGTCACTGGAAATCCGCATTTTTGATCGCTACAGTATCCGCGACCGGCACAATCGATACTTACAGCAAAGACAGAATCCGATTGTAGTTGCGTTTAGATACACAGTAAACGAATATCTGAATATGAGATTTGTGTTCATTTGTGCGCAGTGAACTTTTGCGGCAGCAAGACTGATGTGGCCTTCATCACAGCATGGCGCGCCTGACCGACTCGCACGACCCCCGATGGGTCGACGGGGCGAACGCCGCTGTCCTGATTGGTTGTCAGATATTCGGATTGTCTCGTTTCTCGACTGGGAAAGTTTTATTGCCGTGATCATTTCGGTTCGATTCAGCGGGATTCCTCCGCCGGTCGCAGTTCCACGCCTCGGCGTAAGAGGTCTCAATCGATGTCAGTCCACTCCCCTCTGAACCCATCGCTCGGACTCAGGATGTGGGTTCCCTGTTTTGTCTTCTCGAATGAGTGTCTAGTTAAACGTAGAATAAGTGAGTACCGTCCCATGAGTATTTCCCGCCGATTCACACGTGCAGCCGTAATTCTGAGCTCGATGACATTCGTTTTGGTCCTGTTCGGACAACAGAGCAGCGTAGTGGCCGGAATTGTTCCCGATACTGTGGTCATCGATGAACCCTTGAAACTGGAAGTGACCTGGTACGGAAAAGGAATTCTGGACGATGGCAGCAACAATGATTCACTCGCAGTTCCTGTGCTGACCAACTGGTCGGTAGGGCCGAACCCAATCACTCTCACCTACCTGGGCGGTGGGGACGGCTGGTTCGGAAAGCTGACGGGTCAGCACACAACTGAACCTCACCCTGGCGAAGGAATGGGCCCGCTCGTCCAGTTTATGATCGCTTTCGATCAGCTCACCCCCACCTCAACCAGCACCACGAAATCCGTCCTTCACGGCACCCACACCGACGTCTACACTTTGACCTACACCTACAACCCCGCCACCGATACGGTTACATTCGACCTCAAGGCAGCACACGTGCCAGAACCAACAAGCTTTGCTCTGTTGGGGGTTGGCGCTTTGGGTCTTATCGGTGCACGATACCGTCGCAACAAAGCCAAGTGATGTAGAAGAACATGAGATGTTCGGGCAGCGACGCCTCGACCGTTGCCCGGAAACTCCCTCAAAAGTGGAATCAGGATGTCCACTCGTTTTCGCCGTGTGTGATTCAGCTTAACCGTGATCGCTCCGTCATCGATCACAGAAAGAACCCGCCTCGCCCAGCCTTCTCAACACGGCAGCCAGGGCGAGGAATCGTCTCCACAGGGTTCCCGAGACGTCGGAATCGTGCCTCGAATCGAGAGTTGTTCCGTCCGCCGCTCCCCGCCGCCGCTCCCCGCCCACCTGAATACCCCCTCTACCTCTACAAAAATCGGGCAGGCCGCCACGGCTGATCTCAGCGACCGGCCCCAAAGCCGCAGGTTGACTTGCCTTCCGTTGCAGCGGGCATCGAATCCGCGCATCAAGGACTTCCGTTCAATCGAGGCGGGCACGTCGATGCCGGCAACGGACGGCGCGCCGCGAGAATGTCATTCGCCGCAGGAGTGCATCAGATGATTGATGCAACCAAATCGATTATGCTCGCCGCATGCAAACCGCTCTCGCGATAATTACGATCTTCGGATACGTCCTCACCCTCACACTGTTGCCGGTTGTTCTCCTCACCAAGAAGAAACAACCGGTCTCGACAGTGGCCTGGATGATGACAATCATCACCATGCCCTATGTGGGGGCGTTTCTGTTTGTCGTCTTTGGCATCAATCAGGTGGAACGACGCCTGCGCCGGAAACAGGCAGCCACGCGGTCCGTCACTCGGATCCTGCCTCAACTTTCACACCAGCATCATGTGCATCACGAACTGCTCGACGAAACTCAGCGGGAACTGAGGCGACTCGCAGAACGGATTTCAGGCAGCCGTGCGACGGTGGGTAATCGGGTGCAGTTGCTGACAAACGCACAGCAGGCATTCGATGAAATTGCGGAAGCAATCCTCGCCGCAGAATCGACAATTCATCTGGAATACTACATCTGGCGCCCCGACAAGCTGGGCACCCGATTGCGAGACCTGCTGATCTCCAAAGCGCAGCGCGGGGTGCGGGTCCGATTCCTTTACGACGGGATCGGCTCCAACCTTCTCACCTATCGCTTTCTCAAACCGATGCGAGATGCCGGAATTCAGGTTTTTTCCTTTGTCCCCGGCCGTTCACTGAGGGAACGGTGGTCGATCAACCTTCGCAATCACCGCAAGATCGTGATCGTCGACGGGCAGATCGGTTTCACCGGGGGGATGAATGTTGGTGACGAATACCTGGGACTCGATCCGTTCTATGGCAAGTGGCAGGACACGCATCTTCGACTGGAAGGTCCCACAGTCCTCCAACTGCAAGAGGTCTTCGCGATCGACTGGAAGTATGCCACAGGCGAAGTCCTGACGCACGATCGATATTTTCCGACGCCCGAACAGACCGGCAACATTGTGGCTCAGGTCGTCGCCAGTGGCCCTGATGAAGGGAGCGACGTTTTCCATAACCTGATGTTCGCCGCAATTAACTCTGCACGTCATCGAGTCACTCTGGCCACGTGCTACTTCGTCCCCACGCCATCCCTTGTCTCGGCCCTGGAGTCCGCTTCCCAGCGGGGGGTCCAGACGCGGGTTCTCATTTCAGGCCCGAAAACGTACTGGGCAACGCTGCAAGCCGCGCGGTCTAACTATGATTCACTTCTATTGGCCGGAGTCAAAATCTACGAATATCAGGCGGGACAGTTCCACTCCAAGACACTCTCTATCGATGGCAATTGGTCACTTGTCGGTACCCCGAACTTCGATTCTCGCAGCCTCTATCTGAATTTTGAGGTCGGTGCCGTTCTTTACGACAGAAGTCTGGCCGAGCAAATCGAGCATCAATTCCACACCGACCTGGAATCAGCCATGGAGATCGAGCCCGACAAGTGGTTCGCCCGCCCGGTCTGGAACCGCCTGCAGGAAAACTTCTGCCGCATGTTCTCTCCTGTGCTTTAGGCACGGCCCCGGGACCACAACGAATGCGGCCGCTGCGAACGCCTCCTCCTGGACGCGCCTGACGGATTGCCAGAGCCGATCGTGTTCGATTCTCAGGACTTGGATCGATGTTGGTAGGACAGGCGAAATCGCTATGCTGATCCGGTGGGCGCCTCTCATAACCGGTCACTTGATCCGCGGCATTTCGCCAGGAAAAACTTCATGCTGTCATTCTGGTCTG is from Schlesneria sp. DSM 10557 and encodes:
- a CDS encoding PEP-CTERM sorting domain-containing protein, which gives rise to MTFVLVLFGQQSSVVAGIVPDTVVIDEPLKLEVTWYGKGILDDGSNNDSLAVPVLTNWSVGPNPITLTYLGGGDGWFGKLTGQHTTEPHPGEGMGPLVQFMIAFDQLTPTSTSTTKSVLHGTHTDVYTLTYTYNPATDTVTFDLKAAHVPEPTSFALLGVGALGLIGARYRRNKAK
- the cls gene encoding cardiolipin synthase — protein: MQTALAIITIFGYVLTLTLLPVVLLTKKKQPVSTVAWMMTIITMPYVGAFLFVVFGINQVERRLRRKQAATRSVTRILPQLSHQHHVHHELLDETQRELRRLAERISGSRATVGNRVQLLTNAQQAFDEIAEAILAAESTIHLEYYIWRPDKLGTRLRDLLISKAQRGVRVRFLYDGIGSNLLTYRFLKPMRDAGIQVFSFVPGRSLRERWSINLRNHRKIVIVDGQIGFTGGMNVGDEYLGLDPFYGKWQDTHLRLEGPTVLQLQEVFAIDWKYATGEVLTHDRYFPTPEQTGNIVAQVVASGPDEGSDVFHNLMFAAINSARHRVTLATCYFVPTPSLVSALESASQRGVQTRVLISGPKTYWATLQAARSNYDSLLLAGVKIYEYQAGQFHSKTLSIDGNWSLVGTPNFDSRSLYLNFEVGAVLYDRSLAEQIEHQFHTDLESAMEIEPDKWFARPVWNRLQENFCRMFSPVL